The genomic DNA ATCCCACTGATCAGTCTTCTCATAAAGATTTGCCAggccctaaaaaaaaagaaacacagtaCATAATTACAGTGCCTGAGGAGAGAGGtgcaatataataatatatgcaatatcacaacacaacagGGACATTCAGGGGGATATTACTTGGTTTAATTAACTGATACACATCaacaaaaaacagctttttcccCAACTGCCATAAACCTCCTGAACTCTGACGTCTCCTCTGTCTGATTGGAAACACGTGCaatgtaaatgtgcaataacacgttggtcccttttgtgtcacttttgcaatgtaaatactgtaaatctactgttacggatatgtgcaataacatgctgatcactctgtgcaataattatctgatgctgtgcaataattatataattatctgacggacactttgtgcaataatctggcaaaactgtcatctcatcaatatacatattgtatttttatattttatattgtattatctttaaaaaaaatatatatttatattgcactatctctttttttaaatggtattatcttttttagcacctatgggattgtcacaatctaatttcgttgtactacacaatgacaataaagggcttgaattgAATGAAATGAACTGCTCTCAGTGTAAGACATGCTAAATGTAGTTGGTATTATACTTTAAAGCCTGGAAGGACCTGCATGCACTGACCACTACATCTTCCCACCTTACCTGCCATGCCAGCAGCTGCTCAGGCTCCAGCTCAACAGCTTTCTTGTAGGCTGTCTGTGACTGATCTGGTTGCTCGAGTTCACTGGCTGCCAATCCGATGAATACCCATGCATTATAGTTGTTCTTCTCAAGTTTCAAAACAGCCTAAAAaaccacatggaggagtgcaaAGTCAGCTATTAACCCTCTCTATTAGTAACATGTAAACACCTCACTACTTTATGTGTAGTGTGTGAATGAGATACTTTACCTTGCAGTGTTTTAGAGCCTCTTTGAACTCTTTGTTTTTTATAGCCTCTCTGGCACTTTTTagtgctgctttcacttctTTATTAGACATCTTGTGTTTTATCTGAGTGAAACAAAGAGACAGTCACATCAATAGTATACCACATAGGTTGATGAACTTGCAGCATTGATGCAAGGCGTCTGTATGAATAGCTAAATACAGAGTAGCATTAGCTGTGTGCTTGTTAAAGCCtctaaactaactaaaactacttCACAATGAGAACTGTTTTTTCCTTAATTTACATATAATAGGTTATTTATTCAGTTGGTTGAGGTTTTACTCACGCAAGTATTACAAATGTGAACAAATGTTGGAGACACCCACCACTGTTTACGTTGACAACTTACTCCTGTTGGCTGACACGGAAGTGAAAGTGACGTAGCTACACCTCCTctggattttcaaaataaaatgacatgcAGTCAATGCAGTTTGGTTCATTTGAGTGCGtgcatatagatatatagatagatagatagagagatagagagatagatggatagatggatagatggatagatggatggatagatagatagatagtaactttattgatcccgagggaaattcaagtttccagcatcacagttccatagtgcaaaacatgttagtaaaaaggcagtaaaaaagttagtagtgcaaagtacaaagtacaaaaaaaatataccagatataaaaatacaaggagatgaagaaaactgttaaaagtgaatatagtgcagggtaacagctgtgatacaggactattaaaaaagtgaatatagtgcagaagagactgttaaaaattaatatagtgcagggtaactccagtagcttagatgtaagcaaaaaataacaaaatgatacaaaaatgaacaaaatattaatttatttgggAAGAGAAAAGGGTTTCATAATTGAAAGAATTTAATATTCGTCAAGTTTAAGTCCCACTGAAAGTCTGTACGAAATTATCAGACTCAGACGTGACATTATGTAAAAGTCCAGATTTAGTTATAAAGTTATATAAAGTGTGCGCCTAAGACATTAAGAAGGATACTCTGAGATTATCCATCATTATAagtgttacagtatgaatatcaATAAGAGCCATAGAGCCACTCATCAATGGCTCTCTCATTGTCAAAGATTTGAGTCCATGTTTAATCAAAGTTCGAGTCCAGCTCATTAAAAACAGACATGACAAGTTAACCAtcattacaacaataaaaaaatatatcacaaAGAGCCATAGAGCCACTTGTCAATAGCTCTCTCATTGGCTAATGCATCTTTTTGCCAATCCACATGCCACCTGAGGTTAGCAATGACCTGGCTGTAGTTTCTCCCCAAACTAAGGCGCCAGGCACCAAATGCTTTTTTATTGTAGAGATGGACAGTTGTAGAGACTTGTGGATAGTCTACAATACTACGCAATAGCTTGTCCAGATGCGCCTGCACATCTGGGAATTTGAGAACCACATCATGAAGTTCGTCTTTGTCCAGTGTTATGTCTGCAAAACACAGAGAGTACAGAAAAAGGTCAAACGGTGTCAGAGTTTtatgattgttttttattttcttcttgaAAGCATATGAGGATTGAGTGGTTGAAGTTTAGTTCTCTAAAGCTAGGAACTCACCAAAAAGCTGTGGGGGGATACTCAGGCCATCTGCATAGGCAATGTATTTCCACCGGCCACTTCTCAGCATGTAAGTAGAGGCATTGACATTACAACCATGATATTCACTCAGGACCCAGTCTGGATGTTGCTTCTTGGAGAAAGTGCTGGACTTGGATAGCAGAGGAAGGAGCGAGTGGCCACTGAGAATACCTAGTGCTGGAACACCAGCAATGTCTGCAAAATACACAAGTGTGTTACATCAAGTTAAAATACTAAAATCAAAATCTACTGGCGTTTTTATTCTATTGCTTTTACAGATAGTAGGCAGACAGTTATAATTCCTCCTATAACGCTTTTATTCTACCTTTCAACAAACATTTGAATGATTTATAATctttaacagacattttaatCCTGTGTTTTCTGTCTACTCGCTTACCCAGCACAGTGGGATAGAGATCAACCAAGGACACAAGCTGGTTGACCTGCAAGCCAGACATCAGCCCAGGTCCCATGATCAGCAGGGGGACATGGGAACTGCCCTCAAACATTGACATCTTGTAGAACTGCCGGTGCTCCATGGCGAGCTCTCCATGGTCAGCCGTGAAGATTACGACGGTGTTGTTAAGCAGGCCAGTCTCTCTCAGAGCTGAAATCACCTGGCCTGGAGAGACAGAGTAAGCATTGAGCTGCTGCTTTATTTTCACTCATTATTCACATTATTCAAACAGCAGCGGCAGAATAAAGCAGCAGTAAACAGGATCTCACTGTTGACCAAGCTCTAGAAATATACTCAAGAGagaaaatgtttatatatatatatatatatacttaacATACCATTGTGCCTATAAAAAACAGTTACTATTTTTTAGCCTTTATTTATTCAAGGAAGCTTCTCTGAGAATAATTCAAGTTAAAGTAGACAAATGTTCTAACAGGCTGCACTGAATCAACAGCAATACTGCAGGGCAAATTACTGATACACCTAAAATCTAGCTATCTGCTGTTGCCGGTTATGCTACGCCTTGTTTTAATAGCCAGTGTGGTATGCTGGCTGTGCTGCAAACACCGTCACAGgaagtctctctgtctctaacACTACTTTACTTTAGTACTTGTATTTTTGTCCATGTTGGGATCCTGTAAGAATGGtgactaatgttttttttcttcagtacATGTCTGGATCTGTGAACCTGATACAAAAAACTGCTCATTGTAGTTTCGTTGCTGCCTCATTAGTTATCTTGGCAACAGATTTTGGTTTGAACTTGAGCCATCTTTGTGAGTCTGAAAGATGAGGGTTAAACTTAAAGTCAGCTGTCAAACCCACTACCTCCTGCTTCGCGAGTCTTTCCCCTGGTGAATTACTGCTGTCAACTAACCCAGCATGGCGTCTGCTTCCGCACACATGGCATAATAGAAGGCCCTTATGCTTTTGACTTCCTCCTCAGTGAAAACACCACTGCAGTTTTTGGTGAAGGTAGAGTAGTAGTCGACAGGGTGCATGGCAGCGGTAGGCGGCCACTTAGGAACAGTGATGAGCTCGGAAGACAcctgtgtgtgtaaaataagactttatagttatttatataaacacatacaatgtaattctggaataatggagagaaaacATTCAAGAAATAAAACGCCTGCCTTTTTCAGCCAGTATGGTGAGGTGAGGAAGGTGGATCCTCCTGCGTCGGGCCCCAGGGATTCGGTTTTATAGGGATGAGGTAAATTGAGGCCGAGATAAAGAGCGAAGGGCTGGTGTGAGGATGCGGCTCTCTGGTGAATCCAATCCGCAGCCTTGTCTGTGTTTTCCCAGTCTTTTCTCATGATCCTTACAGTCGACATGTTCCCAACGAGTTGCGTAACAGGCCGGCCCTCTTGCCGCAGGAGGAACTGAACATCTCGTGTCCAGGTCTCAACTCGATTACTGCAGAAGTTACACAAACACCAACAAGATGCAggcagagacacaaaaaaatgggAAGTGGAAAGAAACACGCGAGGACAAGCATCCAAAAAGATGATTCACGCTGTTCTGAAGAATAGCTGCCCACATACACAGTATGTTATTACTTATTACTCATACAGTAAGTCATTAACACTTCTTTTGTGTGTATGGGTGTGTTATTGATCATAGTTTCGTGAATAGAGATTACAAAAGTCTAGTGAAGATGTTTTCTTATCTGACACCACATTAATCAGACGTCTGCCTACCTAACAGAGTGACTCCCTGAGGTGTAGTCCAGCTTGCCCATCGACTTGGTAAGATATCCATTCGCCTCCAGCAAATCCATCCATGTTGTTGCGTTAGCATCAAGACACTTGTAGTTGTTCCATGACTGAGTGAGGTGAACAAACTGACCGCTCCACATTGCTGGGGAACAAAGACATCATTACTACAA from Sebastes fasciatus isolate fSebFas1 chromosome 6, fSebFas1.pri, whole genome shotgun sequence includes the following:
- the arsk gene encoding arylsulfatase K, which codes for MRNVVLALIVLFQIYGQSLCQNGTRPNIVMVMSDAFDGRLTFDPGSKVVQLPYVNYLRELGATFLNAYTNSPICCPSRAAMWSGQFVHLTQSWNNYKCLDANATTWMDLLEANGYLTKSMGKLDYTSGSHSVSNRVETWTRDVQFLLRQEGRPVTQLVGNMSTVRIMRKDWENTDKAADWIHQRAASSHQPFALYLGLNLPHPYKTESLGPDAGGSTFLTSPYWLKKVSSELITVPKWPPTAAMHPVDYYSTFTKNCSGVFTEEEVKSIRAFYYAMCAEADAMLGQVISALRETGLLNNTVVIFTADHGELAMEHRQFYKMSMFEGSSHVPLLIMGPGLMSGLQVNQLVSLVDLYPTVLDIAGVPALGILSGHSLLPLLSKSSTFSKKQHPDWVLSEYHGCNVNASTYMLRSGRWKYIAYADGLSIPPQLFDITLDKDELHDVVLKFPDVQAHLDKLLRSIVDYPQVSTTVHLYNKKAFGAWRLSLGRNYSQVIANLRWHVDWQKDALANERAIDKWLYGSL